The Etheostoma cragini isolate CJK2018 chromosome 22, CSU_Ecrag_1.0, whole genome shotgun sequence genome segment GAGCCTCCTCTGTCTCCATCAGCACATCTGAGGGCACTCCAGCTACACCACCCAGGGATTTATTATGATACTCTGTGTAGCCATTTATGATCAGCGATTCAGGGGAGGGAATCAAGGTTTCCTCCATTGACCAGACACTGGATTCCATCTTCCACAGGTCATCCAGGTACTCGGGGTCAAATGGTAAGTGAACGACTTTGAAGTTTGACGTTGTATTTAGATCTTTCTCGCTGCTCACCTCGTCGTCACAACAAGCTGCTGGTCGGGAACCCAAGTTGGAGGGGACAGTCACAGAGTCCGTCTGGTCTCTGGACTCCTCCAGAGCAGGGATCTTCTCATCAATGCTGGGCGTCCCAACTAACAGGATGTCAGGACAAGCTTGGAGTGCCTGCTCTGACTCGGCTGCAGGAAGGCAGAGTCCCTTGTCCTGCAGCACGTGACCCTGGAGGACAGAGCTACTGCACTGGACACCATCTTGGGAAAAGCTGTGGGACACTTCTGCAGTCTCATGAGAGTGCAGGAGTTGTAGTCCCACTGGTGTGGTGCAGCATTCAATCCTTACTTCCTCTGTCTGAATCACAAAGCCACCATTTGCAGCCATCCTGTTGGTGGACGAGGGTGCCATGTCCTTTAGCTCCAGGGAATGATCCCCGGTCTGCACAGCCAAAGTTGGCATGAGGGGCTGATTGATGGGGGCACTGGGGTTGTTGTCATTGCTGCAAACTGGGAGACCAATGGGGACCTCGGCGTCGCTGGAGCCTGCAGTGGTCGTCTTCTGGGTTGCAGACAGCGGCTCAGTTTGAACCTCAGAGCTGGTCGTTTCTCTGGTCTGGCTGTTGTGTTGGTAGCGGAACCTGCGGGACTGATAGGCCATGGTCTGGTAATACTGAGGGTTGAGCATGCGTCTGTAGTCCATTAAATGGAGGTGTGTATGGGGTATGACAAAGCCAGGTGGCTCCATGTATGGATTTGGCTGATAGTGGGGCATCATTGGTATGCCATACCCTttaaaagcagaagaaaagtAATATTAGTATgccaacatgctcacaatgataACGCTAAGATGCTGATAGTTAGCAGGTAGGTTTACCTTGCTTATAGTCGGGATCAATGGAAgcacatttccaggataaagcccaccctctgtgtgttgccattctcaaaatccctttgcATCTAACAACAAacttcgagctagcaagctacacaccaaaaatggcaagttttgaagaaaatttggatcttGCAACAAGGCCGGTCTACTTGGTTCTTTCGGGAAattattgtaaagatttaaagaATGTTTATGGCATTTACTACATAACTGGACCGTTTTTCCTCCTATTCCAGAACATATCTGGgttgtagccagaccttactacCCAGCGCTGTGAAGATCTGGCAATGTGAAACTACCCTGTTCACCCTCTAGGTTTAGCATGCAAACATTAGCTGTTTAGCACTTAACACGAAGTACAGCTGGGGCTGATGTCCTTAGTTTTGTAGGTTTTTGGTCCTAAAagattggacaaattaaaatgtatttacccGATAATGGTGGTTGATGAAAAGTCAATGATCAAAGTTAAAATGTATcctttaaattattaaagtCTGAACAACTTTAATGGTTTAGTTCAACAGCTGTTGAGGAATTTCACTCAAAAACCACAAATGGTGGAGCCAGAAGATCAACCAAGTCTTTAGGATACCTTGTCTAGGACACATGAATGTCTTTACAAAAGGTTGGTGCATATGTAgcataaaatatcaaaaaacaaatgtgattttgtAGCCTATAAAAATGGCAGCCTGAGGCCATATACATGTACCAACTAATTTAactaagaaagaaaatgcagataAACATGTACTGAAAATGTAGAAAGAAGACCTTTGAAAGCACTTGACTGCATCCATTGTTCTGTCCATACAACTCAAATGATTGTTGCTAGATAACATGCATCAGAAGATTTTTCAGGGAGCATTGAACCAAAACAAGACACAAGCTTGGATGTTTTCGGCACTTACCTAAACCAGGGTAGGCGTATGGGTTGTAGGACACAGGCATGGGTACTGGCACAGGCCACTGCATACTCTGCATGGGCATGTATGGCTGCGAGGGCTGTATGTAGAAGAAAGGTTTGTGGTGTAGCTCCTCAGGACGCGTAGCTCCTGAAGGCCCTGGAGCCTGCTGAGCTCCGTACGGTGGGTTTGGACCCCGAGGGCCCAGACCGAAAGAGTGTTGGAAGGTAGATGTGGCTGCCTCCATGTCTGACAAACACTTCAAGTTCAAATAATAGCTTGAACTGTTTCCTTCTTTGGTGGCAAATTTGTAGCAAGAGAGCAGATTGTTTCAGTGTATTTCCTGACAACAAAACACTTACTGGACAAGCTAACCGAACTGGGAAACCAGCTCAGCTTCCAAGGTATGTTTTAAATTGGAAATCAAAGGCGTGGCCTCATGAGACAGGCGAGCTTGTCAAATGCTGCACTGATTGGCTACATTTTGGTACCAGGTGACACTTGTCAAATTAGTTTGATGAGCTTTGTTTAAAGCCAATGAAAAGGGTTTGTTTCCCACTGATTCCCTCCCACTGTAGTGCAACAACTCACCTGAGGAAAGGCAGACACGTGGATCAGGATAGGTGCCTTGGCTCGTTTAAAACTAGGGGCCAGTTGTTCAAAGGTAAACTAATCGGATTGGATCAAATCTTAAAAATGGGTTGTTCATaagggaaagaaggaatctGAAATCGGATTAGATCACGGAATCCAATCCtagttttaatctggatcaaaccttcagtttgtgttgttcaaaaTGTATCAGTAGGATTTGGATAACTTTGATCCCAAAAAACTGGATTGTCCTGATCCCAACAGGGGGTAGGATTTCAAGGTGGATTTCAAGGTGGATTCCAGCACGAAAACTTAGTAAgtttagtaaagtaaaaaataaaataaaaatacaaatgatctTGTCCTCATGAAACAATCCCCCAAACagatttaaataacaaaaaaataataatcataataatcatatatatcTCATTCATCACCGAATATTAATTTCGAGGAAACAATCTAATACACATTTCTGGTCTTTCCTCTTTAGATGAAGAAGAACCCTGAAcattctactactactacttcacTTTTAACTCTTCGTCTTTGTGAGGCTCATTTTCTTTTGCGGTTGAGCAGTTAAAAGTCTGCGTCTCTGAAATGCAAAGCACACGTTCACACGCCTTGGTGGTGGGAAGCAGGTT includes the following:
- the LOC117938160 gene encoding uncharacterized protein LOC117938160, whose product is MEAATSTFQHSFGLGPRGPNPPYGAQQAPGPSGATRPEELHHKPFFYIQPSQPYMPMQSMQWPVPVPMPVSYNPYAYPGLGYGIPMMPHYQPNPYMEPPGFVIPHTHLHLMDYRRMLNPQYYQTMAYQSRRFRYQHNSQTRETTSSEVQTEPLSATQKTTTAGSSDAEVPIGLPVCSNDNNPSAPINQPLMPTLAVQTGDHSLELKDMAPSSTNRMAANGGFVIQTEEVRIECCTTPVGLQLLHSHETAEVSHSFSQDGVQCSSSVLQGHVLQDKGLCLPAAESEQALQACPDILLVGTPSIDEKIPALEESRDQTDSVTVPSNLGSRPAACCDDEVSSEKDLNTTSNFKVVHLPFDPEYLDDLWKMESSVWSMEETLIPSPESLIINGYTEYHNKSLGGVAGVPSDVLMETEEAPTDEFLPMTEKPSLAQDEQKGMVPTGEKDPGDDVVSEAVTDVPVAEKTPVTKLRHGADVALGPILPSLGNSPPKANGNQHSRETDVQHQQDTSFESLPAYLPSTNWMADFDNVYYSHKMPPTPKKQNRPLGSGGLDVSTRRRKLQFEYKEQQIVRKPKERYKPKGKVDRRSLSDNECCLNRNFSENAFTYASKREQLCSRCVARGSVCTSASPGPDGRTLKRKAALVQQWNDAPLPTCEACKSHSKKRLMRRGSGPDVGGPHRGHDSEGESSENGSCRLGSKWRAVDPPRKFNNLKRPLASKQNVEKCPAAMYPKLREKNCVCNEPQHQSVAWERLRHCPHGNAIREMDENCAVPDSLQDKWRIMDQIYLTQRWQTGGKSWKAVMPNPGGEARSTHFNHKKSQSQGTRRNDTRC